The following proteins are co-located in the Betta splendens chromosome 9, fBetSpl5.4, whole genome shotgun sequence genome:
- the sbf1 gene encoding myotubularin-related protein 5 isoform X2, which yields MARLADYFVVVGYDLDKRAEGEGQGRILQRFPEKDWEDSPFPQGTELFCQPSGWQLVPQRQPPSFFVAVLTDINSERHYCACFTFWEGLDNPQLQKVGTSEADEADEEPAVVQPAKVFAPKSLVLVSRLDYTEVYRNCLGLIYAVHVDCLSVPLETVVGNLLTCIIPIAGGSQIDESPVCSLDMVPQALACDWLLACLQRTITLGAGDRQVIQTPINDSLPVSGSSVAQLFRQLGIINVLCLFCAALTEHKILFLSSSYQRLTDACRGLLAIMFPLKYSFTYVPILPGKLLEVLSTPTPFIIGVNSFFRSETQELLDVIIADLDGGTVTIPECVHISLLPEPLLQQTQTLLSMVLDPELEIADHAFPPQSTQPSAPKIQDKEIRAVFLWLFARLFQGYRWCLHIIRIHPEPVIRFHKAAFLGQRALSEDDFLMKVLDGMAFAGFVSERGPPYRATDLFDELVANEVERIRQEEAYPHRAMNHIKELAEQLFKNENPYPAVAMHKVQRPSDNQNTVQNQTPFPDLDDVAVQLFIDHAAAKLKTAPPVVKAEHKAMVPSGPPLGDIVDRNGSMIANSARRLEVVRNCITYIFENKMLEAKKLMPAVLRALKGRAARICLTQELNQHVLQNRAVLDDQQFDYIVRMMNCTLQDCSHMDEHGIAAALLPLVTAFCRKMGAGITQFAYSCVQEHMVWTNMQFWEAMFYSDVQNHIRALYLETDNGVQQNNVEQQDGSGGTREISALELASEQSRLWPTLSKEMQAERVQKEESTVFSQAIHYANRMSYLLLPLDTSKNRLLRSSGLGDVESVSNSYVTNSIAGSMAESYDTESGFEDAESSDVANSVVRFINRFVDKVCNESGVTNEHLKALHTMIPDIVQMHIETLDAVHRESKRLPPIQKPKLLRPTLLAGEELVMDGMRVHLIPDGREEATGQMGGPPLLPAEGAIFLTTYRLIFKGTPTDPLVGEQVVTRSFPIASLTKEKRISVTLPMDQFVQEGLQLRSCTFQLMKIAFDEEVASDLAEVFRKHVHKLRYPQHVQSTFAFTVGQSCKIMVEHKTKDKNQSLKTLSKNLVKSAKRTIGRQNVTRKKFSPPTWENRSSMQSQLDEDEISVSEEVDQTTLTLSSTIRSSDRQTMSNVVERACCRDYQRLGLGTLSNSLTRSKNEPFRISTVNRMYTCCRSYPGLLIVPQSIPDNTIQRICRCYRQNRFPVVCWRNSRTKAVLLRSAGLHAKGVVGFFKSPNAPTSVPSQADSTSLEQEKYLQAIISSMPSYSESSGRNTLSGFTSTHMNTSDSSDKLRQPKIGALMKQVMGGKEDIPGTFSRGALGQRAKVISLSQPKVSGKARNATRGKWGSIRGSGRLSAYNPDVGTRLAGKESPQSNGGPSEALFLRQQKAYLYIIGDKAQLKGGKQDSFQQWEVVPIEVCDVRQVKNSFKKLMKACVPSSSTSDPNMSFLRCLEESEWMALLHRVLQVSVLVVELLDTGSSVMVSLEDGWDVTTQVVSLVQLLSDPYYRTFDGFRLLVEKEWLSFGHRFSHRGAQTLASQSSGFTPVFLQFLDCVHQIHLQFPMEFEFSQYYLKFLAYHYVSSRFRTFLLDSDYERIELGVLYEEKGERKSPQVCKSVWDYIDRLHKKTPIFFNYMFSPEDDEVLRPYTFVSNLKVWDFYQGETLSEGPSYDWELRGRQETVAEEAPEKPDSSGPKSQRHVVWPCYDNLSKAVPDAITKLLQDLQSLEAELGQTSEKWKDTWDKIKAAQRTETKLESKPSFSSSLLMSSNLSHQRRSQGVYLQESGVGSSINLALECEASATSTPVAGRPSTSTLYSQFQSTESENRSFEGILYKKGALLKPWKPRWFVLDKTKHQLRYYETRQDKDCKGVIELAEVESVTPGTPTMGAPKNIDEKAFFDLKTTKRMYNFCAQDNLNAQLWMDSVQSCLSDA from the exons CGGAGGGTGAAGGTCAAGGTCGCATTCTCCAGCGGTTTCCtgagaaagactgggaggacAGCCCGTTCCCACAGGGCACAGAGTTG TTCTGTCAGCCCAGTGGTTGGCAGCTGGTTCCCCAGCGTCAGCCTCCGTCTTTCTTTGTAGCGGTTTTGACGGACATCAACTCAGAGCGTCACTACTGCGCCTGCTTCACCTTCTGGGAGGGCCTGGACAACCCCCAG TTGCAGAAAGTTGGCACTAGCGAGGCAGATGAGGCAGACGAGGAGCCAGCTGTGGTCCAGCCAGCGAAGGTCTTTGCCCCAAAGAGCCTGGTGTTGGTTTCTCGACTGGATTACACTGAAGTCTACAGG AACTGTCTGGGCCTCATCTACGCCGTCCATGTAGATTGCCTGTCTGTTCCCTTGGAAACGGTGGTCGGAAATCTCCTCACTTGTATCATCCCTATTGCTGGTGGTTCTCAG ATAGATGAGTCCCCAGTTTGTAGTTTAGACATGGTTCCACAGGCACTGGCCTGTGACTGGCTGCTGGCCTGTCTTCAG AGGACTATAACATTAGGTGCTGGCGATCGGCAGGTCATCCAGACTCCGATCAATGACTCGCTCCctgtcagcggcagcagcgtggCACAGCTGTTCCGACAACTTG GTATCATCAACGTACTGTGCCTGTTCTGTGCTGCTTTGACTGAGCACAAGATCCTGTTCCTGTCTAGCAGCTATCAGAGGCTAACGGACGCTTGCCGTGGACTGCTGGCTATCATGTTCCCCCTCAAATACAG CTTCACTTATGTTCCCATCCTACCAGGAAAACTACTAGAGGTCCTGAGCACTCCCACTCCATTTATTATTGGGGTCAATTCGTTCTTTCGCTCTGAGACCCAAGAACTG TTGGATGTGATCATTGCTGACCTGGATGGGGGAACTGTCACCATCCCTGAGTGTGTCCACATCTCTCTGCTTCCTgaacctctcctccagcagacccAGACACTTCTCTCCATG GTTTTGGATCCAGAGCTGGAAATTGCTGATCATGCCTTCCCCCCACAATCCACACAGCCCTCTGCACCCAAGATCCAG GATAAGGAGATCCGGGCAGTTTTTCTGTGGCTGTTCGCGCGGCTCTTCCAGGGCTATCGCTGGTGTTTACACATCATTCGCATCCACCCCGAACCAGTGATCCGCTTCCATAAG GCCGCCTTCCTGGGCCAGAGAGCGCTGTCTGAGGATGACTTTCTCATGAAGGTGCTGGACGGCATGGCATTCGCTGGTTTCGTGTCAGAGAGGGGGCCTCCCTACAGAGCCACCGATCTGTTTGATGAA TTGGTAGCCAATGAGGTTGAGCGAATACGTCAAGAGGAGGCCTATCCACACAGAGCTATGAATCACATAAAAGAGCTGGCTGAGCAGCTTTTCAAAAAC GAGAACCCTTACCCCGCCGTGGCCATGCACAAAGTCCAGCGACCATCTGACAACCAGAACACTGTGCAGAATCAGACGCCGTTCCCCGATCTTGATGACGTAGCGGTGCAGCTCTTCATTGACCATGCCGCCGCAAAACTCAAGACGGCGCCTCCTGTAGTCAAGGCAGAGCATAAGGCTATGGTGCCTTCTGGGCCTCCGCTAG gAGATATTGTTGACAGAAATGGCAGCATGATAGCTAACAGCGCCCGCCGCCTGGAGGTGGTCAGGAACTGCATTACGTACATCTTTGAGAACAAGATGCTGGAGGCCAAGAAG CTGATGCCAGCCGTTCTACGAGCACTGAAGGGCCGGGCAGCGCGGATATGTTTGACCCAGGAGCTCAATCAGCATGTGCTACAGAACCGAGCAGTGTTAGACGACCAGCAGTTTGACTACATAGTCCGCATGATGAACTGCACTTTACAG GACTGTTCACATATGGATGAACATGGAATTGCAGCAGCCCTTCTTCCACTGGTCACTGCATTCTGCAGG AAAATGGGCGCAGGCATCACCCAGTTTGCCTACAGCTGTGTACAGGAACACATGGTGTGGACCAACATGCAGTTTTGGGAAGCCATGTTCTACAGCGATGTCCAGAACCACATAAGAGCTCTGTACCTGGAAACGGACAATGGAGTGCAGCAGAACAACGTG GAGCAACAGGATGGTTCTGGTGGCACGAGGGAAATCAGCGCCCTGGAGCTGGCGTCGGAGCAGAGCCGACTATGGCCAACGCTCAGCAAGGAAATGCAGGCGGAGCGCGTGCAGAAGGAGGAGAGCACGGTGTTCAGTCAGGCCATCCACTATGCCAACAGGATGAgctacctgctgctgccgctggacaCCAGCAAAAACCGCCTGCTGAGGAGCTCGGGCCTCGGAGACGTGGAGAGCGTCAGCAACAGCTATGTCACAAACAG TATTGCTGGCAGCATGGCAGAGAGCTACGACACAGAGAGCGGCTTCGAGGATGCAGAGAGCTCAGACGTGGCCAACTCGGTGGTGCGCTTCATTAACCGTTTTGTAGACAAAGTGTGTAATGAGAGTGGAGTGACCAACGAGCACCTTAAGGCTCTCCACACCATGATACCGG atattgttcagatgcacatcGAGACGTTGGACGCAGTCCACAGGGAGAGTAAGAGGCTGCCTCCAATCCAAAAG ccCAAACTGCTGAGGCCGACTTTGCTGGCGGGcgaggagctggtgatggatgGGATGCGGGTCCACCTGATACCTGACGGCCGGGAGGAGGCCACAGGGCAGATGGGAGGTCCACCTCTACTCCCCGCTGAGGGCGCCATCTTCCTCACCACCTACCGGCTCATCTTCAAGGGCACGCCCACAGACCCTCTTG TGGGCGAGCAGGTGGTCACACGATCGTTCCCTATCGCATCTCTGACCAAGGAGAAGAGAATCTCGGTCACTTTACCCATGGACCAGTTTGTTCAGGAGGGACTCCAGCTTAGATCCTGCACTTTCCAG CTGATGAAGATTGCGTTTGATGAGGAGGTTGCGTCAGACCTAGCTGAGGTTTTCAGGAAGCACGTGCACAAGCTACGTTACCCTCAGCACGTCCAGAGCACCTTCGCCTTCACTGTGGGCCAGAGCTGTAAGATAATGGTGGAGCACAAGACCAAGGACAAAAACCAGTCACTCAA AACACTTTCTAAGAACCTGGTGAAAAGTGCCAAGCGGACCATTGGCCGTCAAAATGTGACCAGAAAGAAGTTTTCTCCCCCCACCTGGGAGAACAGGAGCAGCATGCAATCACAACTTGATGAGGATGAAATCTCAG TGTCGGAAGAGGTGGACCAGACCACCCTGaccctctcctccaccatccGCTCATCGGACAGGCAGACCATGAGCAATGTGGTGGAGCGAGCCTGTTGCCGTGACTACCAGCGCCTGGGTTTGGGTACACTCAGTAACAGCCTGACGCGGTCAAAGAATGAGCCGTTCAGGATTTCGACTGTTAACCGCATGTACACGTGCTGCAGGAG CTACCCTGGCCTACTCATTGTGCCACAGAGCATTCCAGACAATACCATCCAGAGAATCTGCCGCTGCTACAGACAGAACCGTTTtcctgtggtctgctggaggaaTTCAAGAACTAAGGCCGTCCTGCTGCGCTCTGCAGGCCTTCATGCCAAGGGAGTCGTGGGCTTTTTCAAGTCGCCCAACGCCCCCACTTCAG TGCCCTCCCAGGCAGATTCCACTAGTCTGGAGCAGGAGAAATACCTGCAGGCCATCATCAGCTCCATGCCTTCCTACAGTGAGAGCAGCGGCAGGAACACGCTCAGCggcttcacctccacacacatgaacaccTCTG ACTCGTCGGACAAACTGAGGCAGCCCAAGATTGGTGCGCTGATGAAACAGGTGATGGGTGGCAAAGAAGACATTCCTGGAACATTTAGTAGAGGAG CTCTGGGTCAAAGGGCGAAAGtcatctccctctctcagcCCAAAGTGTCTGGCAAGGCCAGGAACGCTACTAGAG GTAAATGGGGCAGCATTCGAGGCAGCGGGCGTCTAAGTGCCTACAATCCAGACGTGGGGACACGTCTGGCTGGGAAAGAGTCCCCGCAGTCCAACGGAGGGCCCAGTGAGGCGCTGTTCCTCCGCCAGCAGAAGGCCTACCTCTACATTATAGGAGACAAGGCCCAGCTTAAG GGCGGGAAGCAGGACTCATTCCAGCAGTGGGAGGTGGTTCCCATTGAGGTGTGTGACGTGCGGCAGGTGAAGAACAGCTTTAAAAAGCTGATGAAGGCCTGTGTGCCAAGCTCCTCGACGTCTGACCCCAACATGAGTTTCCTGCGCTGCCTGGAAGAGTCTGAATGGATGGCTTTG TTGCACAGGGTGCTGCAGGTGTCGGTCCTGGTGGTGGAACTTCTGGACACGGGCTCATCGGTCATGGTCAGCCTGGAGGACGGCTGGGACGTCACCACGCAG GTGGTGTccctggtgcagctgctgtccGACCCCTACTACAGAACGTTCGACGGCTTCCGGTTGTTGGTAGAGAAAGAGTGGCTGTCGTTTGGCCACCGGTTCAGCCACCGCGGAGCGCAGACGCTGGCCAGCCAGAGTAGCGGCTTCACCCCCGTCTTCCTGCAGTTCCTCGACTGCGTGCACCAG ATCCACCTTCAGTTCCCCATGGAGTTCGAGTTCAGTCAGTACTACCTGAAGTTCTTGGCTTACCACTACGTGTCCAGTCGCTTCCGCACCTTCCTGCTCGACTCGGACTACGAACGCATAGAGCTGG gagtGTTGTACGAAGAGAAAGGCGAGAGGAAAAGCCCGCAGGTGTGCAAGTCTGTGTGGGACTACATCGACAGGCTCCACAAGAAAACGCCCATCTTTTTCAACTACATGTTCTCTCCTGAAGATGACGAG GTGTTGCGGCCGTACACCTTCGTCTCCAACCTGAAGGTGTGGGACTTCTACCAGGGGGAGACCTTGTCAGAGGGGCCGTCCTACGACTGGGAGCTGAGGGGCCGACAGGAGACTGTGGCCGAGGAAGCGCCAGAGAAGCCTGACAGCAGCGGGCCCAAGTCGCAGCGGCACGTCGTGTGGCCGTGCTACGACAACCTGAGCAAGGCCGTGCCTGATGCCATCACCAAGCTGTTGCAGGACCTGCAGAGCCTGGAGGCCGAACTGGGCCAGACGTCGGAGAAGTGGAAGGACACGTGGGACAAGATCAAGGCCGCACAGAGGACTGAAACCAAACTGGAGAGCAAG ccttccttctccagctctctGCTAATGTCGTCCAACTTGAGCCACCAGCGGCGTTCCCAGGGCGTGTACCTGCAGGAGAGCGGCGTGGGATCGTCCATCAACCTGGCCCTGGAGTGCGAGGCGAGTGCCACATCGACGCCTGTCGCTGGTCGGCCGAGCACCAGCACGCTGTACAGCCAGTTCCAGAGCACGGAGAGTGAGAACAG GAGTTTTGAAGGCATCTTGTATAAAAAAGGGGCGTTGTTAAAACCATGGAAGCCCCGGTGGTTCGTGCTGGACAAGACAAAGCATCAG CTGAGATACTATGAGACCAGGCAGGACAAGGACTGTAAGGGGGTGATTGAGCTGGCTGAAGTGGAGTCCGTCACACCAGGAACGCCCACCATGGGGGCCCCGAAAAACATTGACGAGAAAGCCTTTTTCGAC CTGAAGACGACCAAACGCATGTACAACTTCTGCGCCCAGGACAACCTGAACGCACAGCTGTGGATGGACAGCGTTCAGAGCTGCTTGTCGGACGCCTAG